The genomic interval CGGTGTCGCCCTTGTCGTTCCAGAGGGGGCGTCCGCTGCCGTAGACGTAACCGCCCCACTCCGGGTGGACTTCGTTGGTGTAGATACGGATCCGCTGGCCGGGCTGGAGCACGGTGTTCGGCGGGAAGGCGAAGTTCTGGCCGGGGTCATCGGCGAAGAGGGTCCAGCCGGAGATGTCCGCGGGGGCCGTGCCCCGGTTGACGATCTCGACGTACTCGTCGGCCTGCGTGCGCTTGACCGCACCCTTGTAGTGGATGTCGGCGATGACGACGTCCGGGGCACCGACCCGGGAGAGCGCGGCGACGATGTGGGCGCTGTTGGCGCCGTTCTCCGGGCTGATGAACTTGTTGACGATCTGGCCGTTCTGCTTGAAGCCCGTGATCACGACGGCGTACTCCTCGCCGTCGATGGTCACGCTCTCCGGGGAGACCCTGGTGGGCAGGTCGACCTCGTCGTCGGGGGTGGGGCCGTCGTTGGGCGTCTCGAAGTGGTGGAAACGGAAGCTGAAGTCGCGGTCGGTGTCGTCCTCCTCGAACCGGACGCGCACCGCGAGATCGACGTCGAACTGGTTGTTCGCCCCGCCCTGGATGGGGAAGTTCTGGTGGGTGAAGGTACCCAGCGTGAACTCGGAGCCGTCGGCCTTCACCTCGATCGTCCCGCCGGCGAACACGTAACCGCTCTTGCCCCCGCCGACAGGAACACCCCACTGGACATGGTCGCTGCTGAGACCCGAGAGGTTGGGCGGGGCAGGGCTGACAGCGGTCCAGATTCCGGACGTCGTGACTGTGGACATGCTTGGACATCTCCTTCTTCGGTTGTGCGTCGCCGCCCGTCGGACAGGCGCCTGGGACTCGTCGGGGGTCGACGGGTGGCGTCGGGCCGACTGCGGGAGCTGCGTCTGCCCGACCGCGTCCGACACCCTCCCCAGCGGTTCCCGCGGAGAATCCGCGTTCTTGAGCAGCACACCCCGTCCCGCCGCACGGGCGCCGTAATCCGGTCACGTGCGAGGACGCCTCAGCAGGCCTGAATCGCGCGGTCCTCGGCCCGGCGCCGGCGGATCCCCCCGGCAGGTGACCGATGCCGTTGGTCCGGAGCCGCGGAGTGCCTGCACGGAGGGTGGCTCGTAGGCCACCTCTCATACCGCGCGAGCATGGCCCGATGTTGCGTCCCTCGTTCGAGTGATAGGGCGCTCTGCGACGGAGGGAGGGATGAGCAGGGCGGGAGTCCTGGCCCTGCTCATGCCGCCGGGTGGGCCGTCGGAAGGCCCGGGCACGGCGAGGGCCCCTGCCCCGGAGGTTCGCTCCGGGGCAGGGGCCCTTCGTCGGGGGGACGGGCCCGTCAGGACGCGGTCAGGACGCCGTCAGGGGGCGGATCGCGGTGGGCGCGTGGGACGCGTCCGTCGCGATGTCCTCGAACTCGTTGACCGACGCGATGTCACTGCCGCTCATCGCGATGTTCGTGACCCGCTCCAGGATCGCCTCCACGACCACCGGCACCCGGAACTCCGCGGCGAGCTTCTTCGCCTCCTCGAAGGCCGGCAGCAGCTGGTCCGGCTCGGTGACCCGGATCGCCTTGCAGCCGAGTCCCTCGACGACCTTGACGTGGTCCACGCCGTAGACGCCCAGCTCCGGGGAGTTGATGTTCTCGAACTCCAGGTTGACCTGGAAGTCGATGTCGAAGTTGCGCTGCGCCTGGCGGATGAGCCCCAGGTAGGAGTTGTTCACCAGGACGTGGACGTACGGGATGCGGTGCTGCGCGCCGACGGCCAGCTCCTCCAGCATGAACTGGAAGTCGTAGTCGCCGGAGAGCGCGACGACCGTGCCCTCCGGGTCCGCGGTGGCCACACCCAGAGCGGCCGGGATCGTCCAGCCGAGGGGGCCCGCCTGGCCGCAGTTGATCCAGTGGCGCGGCTTGTAGACGTGCAGCATCTGCGCGCCGGCGATCTGGGAGAGCCCGATCGTGGTGACGTAACGGGTCTCGGGGCCGAACGCCCGGTTCATCTCCTCGTACACGCGCTGCGGCTTGAGCGGCACGTTGTCGAAGTGGGTCCGGCGCTGGAGGGTCGCCTTGCGCTCCTGTGTGGACGCGGCCCACGCCGAGCGGTCCTTCAGCTCGCCCGCGGCCTTCAGCTCGCGCGCCACCTCGACGAAGAGCGTCAGCGCGGCCTTGGCGTCGGAGGCGATGCCGAGGTCCGGGGCGAAGATCTTGCCGAGCTGGGTGGGCTCGATGTCGACGTGGACGAAGGTGCGGCCCTGGGTGTAGACGTCCAGCTTGCCGGTGTGGCGGTTGGCCCAGCGGTTGCCGATGCCGAGGACGAAGTCGGACTCCAGGAAGTTCGCGTTGCCGTAGCGGTGCGAGGTCTGGAGGCCCACCATGCCGGCGTTCAGCTCGTGGTCGTCGGGGAGGATGCCCCAGCCCATCAGGGTCGGGACGACCGGGACGCCGGTCAGCTCGGCGAACTCCACCAGGAGTTCGCAGGCGTCGGCGTTGATGATGCCGCCGCCCGCGACGAGCACCGGGCGCTCCGAGGCGTTCAGCATCTGGATCGCCCGCTCGATCTGCTTGCGGGAGGCCGCGGGCTTGTGCACCGGGAGGGGTTCGTACAGCTCGGGGTCGAACTCGATCTCGGTGAGCTGGACGTCGATCGGCAGGTCGATGAGGACCGGACCGGGCCGACCGGTGCGCATCAGGTGGAAGGCCTGCTGGAAGACGCCGGGGACCTGCGCGGCCTCCAGGACGGTCGTCGCCGCCTTGGTGACCGGCTTGGCGATCGACGCGATGTCGACGGCCTGGAAGTCCTCCTTGTGCAGCACGGCGGTCGGGGCCTGGCCGGTGATGCACAGGATCGGGATGGAGTCGGCGATGGCGGAGTACAGACCGGTGATCATGTCGGTGCCCGCCGGGCCCGACGTGCCGATGCAGACGCCGATGTTGCCGGCCTTGGCCCGCGTGTAGCCCTCGGCCATGTGGGAGGCGCCCTCGACGTGCCGGGCCAGTGTGTGCTGCACCCCGCCGGAGGCCTTGAGGGCCGCGTAGAAGGGGTTGATCGCCGCACCCGGCACACCGAACGCGTTGCTGACGCCTTCGCGCTTGAGGATCTCAACTGCCGCTCGGGCAGCGGTCATACGAGGCATTGAGTGCTCCTGCTCGGGATTGGTGGAGTCGGGCTCTGTCGCGCCACCTGAGAGCACCAATTCCGCATTACGGAAATTCAGTTCTGCTATACGGAAGCAATCTAAAACGTGGGGCGACCCTCGTCAAGGGCGCGGGCGGCCGACCGCCCCCACGAAGTCCGCCAATCCCCTCCCCAGAGCCTCGCTCCTGGTGGACGATGGCGTGACGAGGGAGGCACGGAGCGCAGTCGGCCGCGCCGTCCGTGCCGGAGGGAGACGATCGTGGAGTCCGTGCCGGTACGGTGCCCTGTCTGCAGTCGGGACCACGCCTACAGAACACCGGCCTACCCCTGCCCGTGCGGGACGCCCACCGCACCGCCGCTGCTGCGGGACGCCCCGGCGGTCCTGGTCACCCACCGCAGCTGGAACGACGCGTGGGTCACCGTCCGTTGTGCGTCCTGCGCCCGGGAGAACCAGTGGCCCCAGCCCGAGCTGTGCTGTCCGTGCGGGACCGTCCTGCGGATTCCGGTGCGCCCGGTGGCCGCCGCGCCGGCCCCGGCCCCGCCGGTCTCCCCCGCCCACATCCCCCTCCCGCGCACCGCCGCGCACCCGCGCCCGGCCTTCCGGCCGGTAACGATCCGCACGGGCCACGACGCGGTGAGCACGGCCGGTCTCTATCTGGCCTGGCTGGGCTACCGCGATGTCGGCCGGCCCGGGGCGGGCCCCGCCTCCGGCATCGACCTGCGGGCCGACGGGCTGATCGCGCGGGTCGACTCCAGCACCCGGGCGACGACGCTGCGCGCGGTCGAGACCCTCTGGCTCAACGCGCTGGGCGCGTCGGTGACCGGCGTGTTCTTCTCCCTCGCGGGATACGCGGCCGACGCCCGGGCCCGCGCGGACGGCATCGGCCTCGCGCTCTTCGTCATAGACCTCACCGGCACCCCGCAGCCGGTGAACAGCCCCGCGGACGAACTGGTGAGCACGGGCGCCTGAGCGGTGCCGAACGCGAGGGCCCGGGGTGCGACTCCAGGGACTCCGGGAGCACGCTCGTGCCCGGATGCTGTCGGCCGGACATCCATATCCGGCCACCGCGTACCGGTCCGCCGTCCGGCGCGGCACACTGAGTACATGCGTATCCGCTCCGCCAGACGCTCGGATCTCCCGCTGCTCCAGGACATCGAGCGCGCCGCAGGGGAACCGTTCCGGGACCTGGGTATGGCCTTCGTGGCCGACGACGATCCGCCCCCGCTCGAACTGCTGGAGAGCTACCGGCTGGCAGGCCGCTGCTGGGTGGCCTCCGACCCCCTCTCCGCCACCGGCGACCGGCCGCTCGGCTATGTACTCGCCGACCCTGTCGACGACGCCCTGCACATCGAGCAGGTCTCGGTCGACCCCGTCGCCGCCCGCCGGGGCATCGGCCGGGAGCTGATCGCCCACCTCGCCGCCCTGGCCGCGGCCCGGGGCATGGCGGCCCTCACCCTGACCACCTTCACCGATGTGCCGTGGAACGCGCCGTACTACGCCCGTATCGGCTTCCGCGTGCTGGCCGAACGCGAACTCACCGACGGACTGCGCACGATCCGCGCCGAGGAGGCCCAGCACGGCCTGGACCGCTGGCCCCGGGTCTGCATGCGGCGCGAACTGACCTTTGCTGCCCGGCCGTCGGGTGCCGCGGAGAGCACGAGGATCCCGCGTGTGCCGAACGCCCCGGGGGCCCCGGACACTTCGG from Streptomyces sp. CA-278952 carries:
- the gcl gene encoding glyoxylate carboligase, encoding MPRMTAARAAVEILKREGVSNAFGVPGAAINPFYAALKASGGVQHTLARHVEGASHMAEGYTRAKAGNIGVCIGTSGPAGTDMITGLYSAIADSIPILCITGQAPTAVLHKEDFQAVDIASIAKPVTKAATTVLEAAQVPGVFQQAFHLMRTGRPGPVLIDLPIDVQLTEIEFDPELYEPLPVHKPAASRKQIERAIQMLNASERPVLVAGGGIINADACELLVEFAELTGVPVVPTLMGWGILPDDHELNAGMVGLQTSHRYGNANFLESDFVLGIGNRWANRHTGKLDVYTQGRTFVHVDIEPTQLGKIFAPDLGIASDAKAALTLFVEVARELKAAGELKDRSAWAASTQERKATLQRRTHFDNVPLKPQRVYEEMNRAFGPETRYVTTIGLSQIAGAQMLHVYKPRHWINCGQAGPLGWTIPAALGVATADPEGTVVALSGDYDFQFMLEELAVGAQHRIPYVHVLVNNSYLGLIRQAQRNFDIDFQVNLEFENINSPELGVYGVDHVKVVEGLGCKAIRVTEPDQLLPAFEEAKKLAAEFRVPVVVEAILERVTNIAMSGSDIASVNEFEDIATDASHAPTAIRPLTAS
- a CDS encoding lamin tail domain-containing protein; this translates as MSTVTTSGIWTAVSPAPPNLSGLSSDHVQWGVPVGGGKSGYVFAGGTIEVKADGSEFTLGTFTHQNFPIQGGANNQFDVDLAVRVRFEEDDTDRDFSFRFHHFETPNDGPTPDDEVDLPTRVSPESVTIDGEEYAVVITGFKQNGQIVNKFISPENGANSAHIVAALSRVGAPDVVIADIHYKGAVKRTQADEYVEIVNRGTAPADISGWTLFADDPGQNFAFPPNTVLQPGQRIRIYTNEVHPEWGGYVYGSGRPLWNDKGDTARLRDTDDTVVSDYSYGAGAP
- a CDS encoding GNAT family N-acetyltransferase, with the translated sequence MRIRSARRSDLPLLQDIERAAGEPFRDLGMAFVADDDPPPLELLESYRLAGRCWVASDPLSATGDRPLGYVLADPVDDALHIEQVSVDPVAARRGIGRELIAHLAALAAARGMAALTLTTFTDVPWNAPYYARIGFRVLAERELTDGLRTIRAEEAQHGLDRWPRVCMRRELTFAARPSGAAESTRIPRVPNAPGAPDTSEAVAVSGGT